In Lates calcarifer isolate ASB-BC8 linkage group LG21, TLL_Latcal_v3, whole genome shotgun sequence, the sequence gacaaaacaagacacctgaacacatcacccTGTGCTCTTCGTTGTTGTGTTGGATGTTTATCAGTTGTGTTATGATACAAACAGATAAACTAACTTGTTACCTGTACCTGAAACACCTGAATCCCAGGCTGAACGGAGgatgaaaatatttgtatataaaatattagTTGTGTTATTGTCTTGCAGTTCTGATATATTAGTTTATATCCCTGGTTATTTGTCTGGTAGCTGGGTGTTCTGAGGAGATATTTTCGCTCGGTCAGGACCTTGAACGCATCTCTGACCTGAGTCAGGACTGCATCACCTGCTCAGGTGAACCAGCCTCAGCACCTGCAGGAGACAAACCGCCGCAGAGTTCTGACTCACGGCTCAGATCTACAGTCACACCCGGTGTAAACCCCCGGTGCTGGAGGCTGAGGGTTCAGGGTGGAGACAGCTCCGTCAGCCCGGTGTGTATCCCCGTTAGATAACGGCGCTGTgcccggtgtgtgtgtgtgctccctCACCCAGCATAGAGAAGATGAAGTCCTTGGCCGTGTGGATCTCCAGAGCCCGCTGGTCGTCGTACTCCCGCTGGTCGTGCTTGCTGAACTCCTGGATGAGCCGGTTCAGGTCCTCCATGCGGGCCGCCGACCTGAAGTCGAGCTCGGGCCCGACGCCGCCGCCGCCGTGCGGCAGCCTCCCCGCGGCCATGGTGGGGCTGTTCCCGAGGCTGCCCGCCGAGCCAGCCCGACCGGAGAGAGCAGGGGCCGCCATCTTTCCTCCGCGGTCACACTCTGGTTCTCTGCTGCTGGTTCCTACGGCCGCTGATCTGTACCGAGCCGAGCCGAGCCGAGCCGAGCCAGACCAGACCAAACACAACCACCGGAAACAACCACTCCACTTCCGCTGCTCGCCGCCTTCAGAATAAAGTGCGCAGCCAAACAAAATATGtgattgttttttcatttattttatgacatttacCGGTAACAGGACATCAGCTGAGctccacaaacaaaatgtggaaTTTGtcgattaaaaaacaaagaattcagtttaaatgaaaatactgtcCGATAATAAATGAACATGAATGATAAACAGTTACTGAGGTTTAAATTGAGCAATTCCAACATAACgaactgaagtgaaacaaaTTCTTCCAGTCTCCTAACATTTTTATAAACTGAGTTGTATAATTATATCCCTGACTGTATGGGATATATGTTTAATTCTTCGTGTGTAAAACTACTACGTCTACTAATAAAGTTAATGATAATacgaaataataataataatattttctcatttgacagtgaaatgtttactgtactttgattttttttattttgaaagtcttcAGCGGaagtgtaggtgtgtgtgtttttgacgCTAACGTCACCgctgtctgttgttttgttttttccaggtGTGCAGTGTCGCTCTCTGTCCTCCAGGGGTCGCTCTGCCCCCGGAGCTCAGCCCCGTGTTGACCCGGTAATGAACGACCTGCCGGGGTGGACGGGTCGGGGTCACCGGGCTCCAACATGGCGTGGAGGAGCTGCTCCGTCCTGCTCAGACTGACCGGAGAAGATGTTTTACGGAGCTCCGTGAGGGCCGGCAGGTCAGTGAGCACAGCCGGAGAGAGGCAGCCTGTTCCGGCTGACAGACAGACGCAGCCCTGCTGCTCGGAGTTAGCTTTGTTAGCATCAAGGACAGTTTGTTTAGCTGgtattagctagctaacattagcctggCAGCTAACAGAGCTAACTGATCTCTGTTTGgggtttttaatgttttaacttGTTCCAGATTCGATGTGTGCGCGTTTATTGATCATTTATTGATCAGTTAATCATAGAagtatttattaatttgttcagttttaGCTGTCACAGTGTTAGATCTGGATTTGTCTCAGTTTCAGTTACAGATTCATATTAattcaaattaatatttcacgtttgtgttgtttcctgttgttaTATCTTCACTGTGTTATGACCCATAAACGCTGATATTTAAGAAAGAAGCTGCAGTggtgaaacaaacattttatttattaacctTCATTTATTAACAGGTCGATTCAATCAGTAGAAAATCAGcagtaaaattaatatttttgtgttgttaatAAAAGTTTGACTGAGATGAAACTGTGTGTAAAGAGTCTTTAGTTTGTCTGGGATGATGTGGTCCAGATTTAACCAGGTCAAATACATCCAGACCTGGTTCAGTGTGGTCTGGATGTGGGAGGAAAAGTAGTAAAATCAACCTTTATTGTTTTGATAAATAAGTTGAAAGTTAGTtttaaacagtgtaaaaatCGAATCAGCTTCAGATAACTCCAGAATATTTAAACctctttaaatatttgttttaatggaTCAATCTGCTGTAAAATCTACATTTTCTTCCctaaaacaacatttgtcacCAGTGGATCATCGTCTGTGTCACACATCTCCAGCTgcagtaaataaacaaataaacaagtaaaGAAAAGGGATTAAATGGACTTGGATGTTTGAGAAGTTAAAACTAATAAACTAATCAATAATATTTCTGTGGATCAGTTGATCATCGATGTTTCCAGCTCGTCGTCTGTGGTTGAagttctctgtctgtccaccagGTGGCCTCACAGCCTCCAGCACAGATGTGGCTTCAGAAAAGCCGCCAGAAAACCAGAACCcaggaaggtggaggaggacctgccccccccacacacagagTCCTCCGAGGTCCCGGTCCAACGCCGGacctcaccctcctccccctccccctccacccacaGGGCCCAGCAGGCTCCGCCCAGCCCCCCCCGCGCCTTCAGTCGCCTCTTCAGACCGCTGGTGTTCACTGTGGGGGTAGGTGATGTTTACCCagtggtgatgtcatcaggtgAGGTGTGACGTCACGGCAGGTGTTAACTCCATGTCAGTTTACAGGCTGCTCCTTCGGCTCGGCGGCCATCTGGCAGTACGAGTCCGTCAAGTCCCAGGTGAGGAACTTCTTCAACGACATCAGAGCCGACTGGATGGAGAAGATGCACCCGCCCAAACGAGGAGACGTCCGCAGACAGGTGAGCGGTCCccattacccatgatcctcctctcctgcagcaggaacaaacaccaaactgttTCTAACTCTTGATATCTGCGTCAGTCTCCTCCCCCTTCTGGCCGTGAGaggaacaacacaaacactgtcgACTTGAGCTCATGACGCCATCGATCGCTTTCTGTTTTAGTCTGCAATCCTTCCTCTGAACACCGAGTTCCTCTTTTATCTTCTGAACTTTTTAATTGATGATCGATTGTTAATTGATACGTCGTTAACGGGGTCATGTAGCGTGTCTTGAAGCAATAGAAGACAGGAAGCACATTGTGATTGGGTAGTTGCCACCATGTTGTTGTTCACACAGAACCAAAATATAAGACAGGTGCCATAGCTAGTGCCAGCTAGCAttaggctaacgttagccgtTCCCTCGTTCAACAGGATGAAGTAAATATTGGGGAACGTGAGCTCCTGAAAATCAGGTGACTGTTTGTTGTGTTCGTTGTTGTGTGTCCAATTGTCTCTATTTACTCTAAATAACATCCTGtgaaccttcaaaataaaagtcattcAGAGCTGAATTTGTTTTATGAATTTCTAcgttaaacaaaacaaatgataaaacaaagtGTACATgtgcagaggagggagaaatTAGACACAACAGGTCAGAAATAAAACAGGTGTGtacattaaaaatatgaaataagaGAATAATGACACTATTTGACTGTAgatgtgaagtgtttttattcaaggctctgattggctgtttgtctttcagatCAACCAATGGTGGAGCAGCCTGAGCGAGGGTCAGAGGACGATCACAGGTGAGACGACACACGATCAACCTCGCAGTGAAAACACGTCGtgtccttcaaaataaaagctttgtttttaaacagtatGCCCCTCCTTTTTTCCCAGGGATCATTGCTGCTAACGCCGTAGTGTTCTGCTGTTGGAGGATACCGTCTCTGCAGCGCACCATGCTCAGATACTTCACCTCCAACCCGACCTCCAGTGAGTGTCTGCCTCTAACACCAACCTGTGACCGCCCTGTCtgtttctcatgtttgtttgtttgttgtttatttgtttgtttgtttgtttattcctcctgcagagactcTCTGCTCTCCAATGCTTCTCTCCACCTTCAGCCACTTCTCTTTCTTCCACATGGCCGCCAACATGTACGTCCTCTGGAGCTTCTCCACCAGCGCCGTCTCCATGCTGGGCAGAGAGCAGTTCCTGGCCGTCTACCTGTCTGCAGGTGCTGTTCACCTGGAAACACCAGACTGTAACAGACCAGACCCGCTCTGAAAGCACCAGTCACTGATGttgttctctgtctgtccagGTGTCATCTCTACGTTCGTCAGTTATGTGAGTAAGATGGTCACAGGGAGGTTCGGTCCGTCTCTGGGAGCGGTAAGCAAAAAATATCTCTGCTCTTTAATGGaattaaaaacaacttaaaggaaaactttattttccctttttttcctttgctatatgtcagtaccagactccattgagaaaattaagaattttaccaagcagaagCTGGAAGGAgttacttgtttgtttgtgttactgtgtggtacttgtacttcagtaaagtatctgattacttcttccaccactgaaagtcacacagtaacacagacacactaacagatggaggcagtggtattccagcagctcctgtgttctgctcagtaaaattcttgtttttgtcaatggagtttggtatTGATTTTTAGCGATGTTTGGGgttaaacagacacacagggaaacAAGGCCCAGGTCAATAATCAGTTGTAGTAGAATCAAGTTATtaatctgtgtgagtgtgtgttttcagtctggaGCCATCATGACCATCTTGGCCGCCGTTTGCACCAAAATGCCCGACGCCAAACTGGCCATCATCTTCCTCCCTATGTTCACCTTCACCGCCGCCAACGTAAGACTCCTCCTCCCTTcgcctcaccctccctccctctctctaactCCACAAAACCTGATCCTCCGTCTTTGTCTCTCCGCAGGCGCTGAAGGCCATCATCGCCATGGATACGGCCGGTCTGGTTCTGGGCTGGACGTTTTTCGACCACGCCGCTCATTTAGGAGGAGCCATGTTTGGAATGTGAGTCCCAAACATTAAAACtcaacacctcctcctcctccatgttttcatgttcatcTGCTgtaaattttcacaataaaagccctcTAATAgttcctctgctctgtcctgcAGCTGGTACGTCCTGTTCGGTCACGAGTTGATCTGGAAGAACCGAGAACCTTTCGTCAAACTGTGGCACGACTGGAGGACTCgaggaggaccaggaggaggaggagaccaaggAGGATCCATGTAAGACTGGG encodes:
- the LOC108874416 gene encoding presenilins-associated rhomboid-like protein, mitochondrial isoform X1, which produces MAWRSCSVLLRLTGEDVLRSSVRAGRWPHSLQHRCGFRKAARKPEPRKVEEDLPPPHTESSEVPVQRRTSPSSPSPSTHRAQQAPPSPPRAFSRLFRPLVFTVGFTGCSFGSAAIWQYESVKSQVRNFFNDIRADWMEKMHPPKRGDVRRQINQWWSSLSEGQRTITGIIAANAVVFCCWRIPSLQRTMLRYFTSNPTSKTLCSPMLLSTFSHFSFFHMAANMYVLWSFSTSAVSMLGREQFLAVYLSAGVISTFVSYVSKMVTGRFGPSLGASGAIMTILAAVCTKMPDAKLAIIFLPMFTFTAANALKAIIAMDTAGLVLGWTFFDHAAHLGGAMFGIWYVLFGHELIWKNREPFVKLWHDWRTRGGPGGGGDQGGSM
- the LOC108874416 gene encoding presenilins-associated rhomboid-like protein, mitochondrial isoform X2, which produces MWLQKSRQKTRTQEGGGGPAPPTHRVLRGPGPTPDLTLLPLPLHPQGPAGSAQPPPRLQSPLQTAGVHCGGCSFGSAAIWQYESVKSQVRNFFNDIRADWMEKMHPPKRGDVRRQINQWWSSLSEGQRTITGIIAANAVVFCCWRIPSLQRTMLRYFTSNPTSKTLCSPMLLSTFSHFSFFHMAANMYVLWSFSTSAVSMLGREQFLAVYLSAGVISTFVSYVSKMVTGRFGPSLGASGAIMTILAAVCTKMPDAKLAIIFLPMFTFTAANALKAIIAMDTAGLVLGWTFFDHAAHLGGAMFGIWYVLFGHELIWKNREPFVKLWHDWRTRGGPGGGGDQGGSM